The following proteins are encoded in a genomic region of Coffea eugenioides isolate CCC68of chromosome 6, Ceug_1.0, whole genome shotgun sequence:
- the LOC113773619 gene encoding EG45-like domain containing protein, giving the protein MAALHNNMVLVGILVTLFFTAHADDGTATFYAQYDPSACFGTNTPTGLIAAASADIWQDGAACRTRYRITCTDGTNLGTPRPCTGQSVEVEIVDFCRNCRGTFDLSQDAFAIIADTNAGKILIEYDQYGLKSTGTSLKDTKAQGMIMFQVAAVPHLGGMDD; this is encoded by the exons ATGGCAGCATTGCACAATAATATGGTGCTTGTAGGCATTTTGGTGACCCTCTTTTTTACTGCACATGCGGATGATGGCACCGCTACTTTCTACGCACAATATGACC CCTCAGCATGTTTTGGAACCAATACCCCTACAGGGCTGATTGCCGCAGCCAGCGCTGATATATGGCAGGATGGTGCTGCCTGTAGGACAAGATACAGAATAACTTGCACTGATGGTACGAACCTCGGCACCCCACGCCCTTGCACTGGTCAGAGTGTTGAAGTTGAGATAGTTGATTTCTGTCGTAACTGTCGAGGCACCTTTGATCTCAGCCAAGATGCCTTTGCCATAATCGCGGACACTAATGCTGGCAAAATCTTGATTGAATACGACCAGTAT GGTCTGAAGTCCACTGGAACTTCTTTAAAGGATACAAAGGCGCAAGGGATGATCATGTTCCAAGTAGCTGCGGTTCCTCATCTTGGGGGAATGGATGATTAA